AGCAACGGGTCGCCATCGAGCGCGTCGCCAAGGCGGCGGGCGCGCGCTTCGACGGATTGTGGCTGGAGGCGCCCGCCGAGCTGTCCAAGGCCCGTATCGCCGAGCGCAAGGCCAATGTCTCGGACGCCACGCCCCAGGTGCTGGAGCATCAGTTGTCCTATGATCTGGGCGCTATCGCCTGGACCCGGATCGATTCCGCGCCACCCAAGGATGTGACCCTGGCCGCTGGCAGGGCGGCGCTTCAGGTATAGCTCCTCCCGAAGTCTGCGGATTTCCAAGCCTGGGAATGGGGCGCATAATATTGGTCGTCGCAGGAAGGAGAGCCGTCATGTCCGCCTTCAAATCCATTCTGGTTCCGGTCGAGGCCGAAATGTCCGCCGCCATTCCCCTGGATACCGCCTTGCGTCTGGCTGGGCGCTTTTCCAGTCATGTGACCGGCCTGCATGTGCGCTCCGATCCCACCAACGCCGTGCCGCTGGTGGGCGAGGGAATGTCGGGCGCCATGGTCGAGGAGATGATCGGCATCGCCGAAACCCAGGCCGCCCAACGGGCCAAACTGGCCCGTGCCGCCTTTGATGCCGCCCTGGCCCGCAACGGGACGCCGCTGGTCGATACGCCGCCGGTGGATGGGGTATCGGCGGAATGGGTCGAAGTGGTCGGGCGCGAGGAGGATGTGATCACCTGGCGCGGCCGGGTGTCGGATATGGTCGTGTTCAACCATCCCGGCGGCGAAGCCGAGGTGGCCGCCATGATCACGCTGAACACGGCGCTGATGGCCTGCGGCCGTCCGCTGCTGCTCTGCCCAGCCGAACCGGCGCCGCTGCCCGGCACCAATGTCTGCATCGCCTGGAACGGCAGCGCCGAAGCGGCCCGCGCCGTGGCCTTCGCCATGCCCTTCCTGCAAGGCGCCTCTGCGGTGACCATCCTGACCGTGGCCGAGCATGCGGGCGGCCCCGCCCCGGCCGGGGATCTGGAGACCTATCTGGCCTGGAACGGGATCTGCGCCACCACCACCATCATTCAGGCATCCTCCTCCCATGCGGGCGAGGAATTGCTGCGCCAGACCCGCCAAGTGGGCGCCGATCTGCTGGTGATGGGGGCCTACACCCATTCGCGCCTGCGCCAGTTGATCCTGGGCGGCGTTACCCGCCATGTCATTTCCCATGCGCAGCTGCATGTGCTGATGTGCCACTGATGGGGGTGAAAGGGTCCCGGCGGCAGGCCGACTACCGTCGCTACCGCGAATTGGTGGAGACCCGGCCGGGGCTGTTCGACCGCTCCGAAGGCGGGATCGCCATTTTGCTGGACGAGGGCGATATTGCCGCCGCGTCCAAACTGGTGGCCCGTCGCAACCGGGCCAAGGGCCTGCCAGCGTCCTCGGCATCCATCGGCGTGCTGGTCGAGGATGCCTATATCCTGGTGCTGCGCGACGCGGTGCGCTTTCCCGACGGATCGCTGGGCACCCATAACCGGGTGATCTACGCCAATGGCGCCAGGGGGGTGGGCGTGTTGCCTCTGCTCGACGGGCGTATCGTCCTGCTGCGGGTGTTCCGCCACGCCATCGGGCGCTTTCTGCTGGAGATTCCCCGCGGCTCGGTGGAGGCGGGGGACGAGCTGGAGGAAACCGTGCTGCGTGAAATCGCCGAGGAAACCGGTGGTCATGTCACCACGGCCAGCCATCTGGGCCGTTCGTTCTGCGATACCTCTTTATCCAATGCGGGACTCGATTACTTCCTGGCCCAATTGTCATGCGTGGGCGAGCCGCAATTGTCCGAGGGCATCTTCGATATCGTCATGGTGACACCTGAAC
The nucleotide sequence above comes from Paramagnetospirillum magnetotacticum MS-1. Encoded proteins:
- a CDS encoding universal stress protein, with protein sequence MSAFKSILVPVEAEMSAAIPLDTALRLAGRFSSHVTGLHVRSDPTNAVPLVGEGMSGAMVEEMIGIAETQAAQRAKLARAAFDAALARNGTPLVDTPPVDGVSAEWVEVVGREEDVITWRGRVSDMVVFNHPGGEAEVAAMITLNTALMACGRPLLLCPAEPAPLPGTNVCIAWNGSAEAARAVAFAMPFLQGASAVTILTVAEHAGGPAPAGDLETYLAWNGICATTTIIQASSSHAGEELLRQTRQVGADLLVMGAYTHSRLRQLILGGVTRHVISHAQLHVLMCH
- a CDS encoding NUDIX hydrolase; its protein translation is MGVKGSRRQADYRRYRELVETRPGLFDRSEGGIAILLDEGDIAAASKLVARRNRAKGLPASSASIGVLVEDAYILVLRDAVRFPDGSLGTHNRVIYANGARGVGVLPLLDGRIVLLRVFRHAIGRFLLEIPRGSVEAGDELEETVLREIAEETGGHVTTASHLGRSFCDTSLSNAGLDYFLAQLSCVGEPQLSEGIFDIVMVTPERFAEMVMTGEMEDTHAVNAFCMARLRGLVP